In Betaproteobacteria bacterium, the following proteins share a genomic window:
- a CDS encoding glycosyltransferase family 4 protein, whose translation MDTRPSTARAPGAQAPDSTASRALRVLIVVENMSYTYDTRVQKIARTLERAGHRVTVICPRYPGDPLKASHGSISVSFFPMPRLPGGAVGHALEYAYSFAAVLLLSCAAFVKTRFDAIHICNPPDIFFPVGGLYRLLGRRFVFDQHDLCPELSQVRYGRRRWLYRMALLLERLTYRAADHVLVTSESGRQCAITRGGVRAERLTLVLNGPDLSRLPEAMEADARDLVEVGYVGDMNPQDGIDNLLQAAARIRWTRQRRDVRFVLVGDGSAYPALRDLAARLHLADSVEFTGRLAPREAMQRLAACDLCVIPDPKNEFTDSCVMVKSLEYMALGKPIVAFELNETRTICGEAALYALEGDIDGLAQHILRLADDPALRQRLGEIGRHKIESELAWTYCERELLRAYEGVGCNAS comes from the coding sequence ATGGATACGAGGCCTAGCACCGCGCGTGCGCCAGGCGCTCAGGCGCCCGACAGCACCGCATCTCGTGCGCTGCGGGTGCTGATCGTCGTCGAGAACATGAGCTACACCTACGACACGCGCGTGCAGAAGATCGCGCGCACGCTGGAGCGCGCCGGCCATCGCGTCACCGTGATCTGTCCGCGCTACCCCGGAGACCCGCTGAAGGCGTCGCACGGGAGCATTTCGGTTTCCTTCTTTCCCATGCCGCGACTGCCGGGCGGTGCCGTGGGACATGCGCTCGAGTACGCCTACAGCTTTGCAGCGGTCTTGCTCCTGTCCTGCGCGGCGTTCGTAAAGACGCGCTTCGACGCCATTCACATCTGCAATCCGCCCGACATTTTCTTCCCCGTCGGCGGGCTGTATCGACTGCTCGGCCGCCGCTTCGTGTTCGACCAGCACGATCTGTGTCCGGAGCTCTCGCAGGTCCGCTACGGTCGCCGGCGCTGGCTGTACCGCATGGCATTGCTCCTGGAGCGGCTCACCTATCGCGCTGCCGATCATGTGCTGGTGACGAGCGAAAGCGGCCGCCAGTGCGCAATCACGCGCGGCGGCGTGCGCGCCGAGCGCCTCACGCTGGTCCTGAACGGACCCGACCTCTCGCGTCTGCCCGAGGCGATGGAAGCCGACGCGCGCGACCTGGTCGAGGTCGGGTACGTCGGCGACATGAATCCGCAGGACGGGATCGACAATCTCCTGCAGGCGGCCGCGCGCATCCGCTGGACCCGGCAGCGCCGCGACGTGCGTTTCGTGCTCGTCGGTGACGGCAGTGCCTACCCGGCCCTGCGCGACCTGGCAGCGCGCCTGCACCTCGCCGACAGCGTCGAGTTCACCGGACGCCTGGCACCGCGCGAGGCCATGCAGCGTCTCGCCGCCTGCGACCTGTGCGTGATACCCGACCCCAAGAACGAGTTCACCGATTCGTGTGTCATGGTGAAATCGCTCGAGTACATGGCGCTGGGCAAGCCGATCGTGGCGTTCGAGTTGAACGAGACGCGGACCATCTGCGGCGAGGCGGCGCTCTATGCACTGGAAGGCGACATCGACGGGTTGGCGCAGCATATCCTGCGGCTCGCGGACGACCCGGCCTTGCGACAGCGTCTGGGAGAGATCGGACGCCACAAGATCGAGAGCGAGCTCGCCTGGACCTACTGTGAGCGGGAACTCCTGCGCGCCTACGAGGGCGTCGGCTGCAATGCGTCCTGA